In Actinoplanes octamycinicus, the genomic window GACGCCTTCGCCGCGCTGCTCGAGAGCCTCGGCGAGGTCGCCGGGGAGGGCGTCGACACGGGACTGTTCACCGAGGTGTTCTGGTCGTCGCTGCACGGCCTGGCGACGCTGACCCGGGCCGGCCGGCTGCTGCCCGAGGCCGCCGAGGCGCGGGTGGCGCTGCTAGTCGACCGGCTCGCCGTGCTCTGACAGCGGGACCCGGCCGATCCGGGCGGCGGCCTCGGCCAGCCGGTCCGGCGGGTGCGCGGCGTAACCGATCACTAGCCCCGGCGGGCCGGGGAGCAGCCGGTGCCAGCTGAGCGGGTGCACCAGCACGCCGGCGTCCCGGACCCGGCCGGCGAAGGCGACATCGTCCACCCCGGCCGGCAACTCGGCCAGCAGGTGCAGGCCGGCCGCCACGCCACGGACCCGGGCCTGCGGCAGGTGCGCCCGCAGGCCGGCGAGCAGGGCGTCGCGACGGATCCGCTGGCGGGCGCGGACCGTACGCAAATGGCGCTCGTAATCCCCGCCGGCCAGCAACTCGGCGAGCACCAGCTGGGGGAGCGCGGAGCTGCCCAGGTCGCTGGCGTGCTTGGCGGCGAGCAGGTCGGCCTGCCACCGGCGCGGCGCGATCAGCCAGCCCAGCCGGATCCCCGGGGCCAGCGACTTGGAGACACTGCCCAGGTAGGCGACCTGTTCCGGGGCGGAACCCTGGAGCGCGGCGACCGGCGCCCGGTCGTAGCGGTGCTCGGCGTCGTAGTCGTCCTCGATCACCAGCCGGTCGCCGCCGGCCGCCCAGGCGAGCAGCTCGCGGCGGCGCTCCGGGGCGAGCACCACCCCGGTCGGGAACTGGTGCGCCGGGGTGAGCAGCACGGTCCGCAGACCGCTGCCGATCAGCGCGTCGACACGCAGCCCGCCGCTGTCGACCGGCACCGGCTCGGGGTGCATCCCCCAGTGCGCGATCTGGTCACGGGCGCCGCGCGACCCCGGATCCTCGACCGCCCACCCGGTCTCGCCGCGGGCCGACCGGACCTGCGCCAGGAGAGCGAGCCCTTGCGCGACGCCGCCGCACACCAGGATGTCGTCCGCCTCGGCCAGGACTCCCCGGGTACGGGCGAGCCACCCGACCAGCTCGGCACGCAGGCGTGGGGTGCCGCCGGGATCGCCGTACCCCAGGTCGGCGGCGGTCACCCGGTCCAGGACCGCGCGTTCCGCCCGCAGCCAGGCGGCCCGCGGGAACGCGGAGAGGTCGGGCACACCGGGGGAGAGGTTCAGGTCGATGCCGTCCGGGGTGGACAGTGGCAGCCGCAGCTCGTGCAACGTGCGCCGCCGGTCGGCGGGCGGTCGCGGGGTGACCGCCGCGTCCCGGGCCACCACCGTCCCGGAGCCGGTCCGTGCCCCGGCCAGCCCCTCGTCCACCAGCCGCTGGTAGGCCTGCACCACCACGCCTCGGGAGACGCCCAGCTCGGCCGCGAGCAACCGGGTCGGCGGCAGCCGGGTGCCGGGCGCCAGCCGGCCGGCGGCGATCGCCGCGCGCAGGCCGTCGGCCAGCCAGCCGGTCAGCCCTTTCGCCGGCGCCTCCTCCGTCCGCAACTGCAGGAAGTCCGACCCGATCTCGCCCGCCTGCGCCGCTCCCACACCGTCTCCTCGGTCGCCGTCGCCCCGGAGCCGAGAATTGGTTCACCTCATCCCGCCGGGATTGGACCTCGAAACGGACCATACCCGCCGGGAGCATGAGACGCATGAAGGCGTTCCCGATCCTGGCCGGCGCGGCCGGCATGGCGTTCGTCGGCGGCAGCGTCGCCGTCTCCGGCCACCTGGCCGACGCGCCCAACCTGACCGTGCAGGCCCTCCGCTACGCGCTGGCCTGCCTGCTGCTGATCGTCTGGGCCCGGGCGACCCGGACCCCGCTGCGCCGCCCGCGCGGCGCCGAATGGCTCTGGCTGCTCGGCGTCACCGTGGCCGGTCTACTGATCTTCAACATCGCCCTGGTGCACGGCGCCGAACACGCCGAACCCGCGGTCCTCGGCGTCGCGGTCGCCTGCGTCCCGATCCTGCTCGCCGCCGGCGGCCCGCTGCTGCAGGGCCACGGCGCGGCCCCGCGGGTGCTGCTCGCCGCGGTCGTGGTCACCCTCGGCGCGGTCCTGGTCGAAGGCCTCGGCCGGGCCGACACCACCGGGGTGCTCTGGGCCGTCGTCACCTTCGTCTGCGAAGCCCTGTTCACCCTGCTCGCCGTCCCGGTCCTGGGCCGGCACGGCCCGCTCGGCGTCTCGGTGCACGCCACCTGGATGGCGGTCGTCCTGTTCGGCGTCGGCGGGCTGGTCACCGAGGGCCCGGCCGCGGCCCTCCGCCTGCACGGCGACGACGTGCTGGCCGGCCTCTACCTGGCGGTGGCGGTCACCGCGGTGGCCTTCCTGCTCTGGTACACCTGCGTCACCCGGATCGGCCCCGGCCGGGCGGGGCTGCTCACCGGGGTGGCGCCGATCTCGGCGGCGCTGACCGGGATGGCGCTCGGTGGGCCGGCGCCGCGCCCGCTGGTCTGGGTCGGCATCGCGACGGTCGCGGTGGGTTTGGCCGTCGGGCTGACCGCTCGCACTCCGGCCGCGGAGCCGGAACCGGCGCCGGTGCTGGCGGGCGCTTAGCCGCGATCGGTGGGTCTGCGCCGAGCGCGGCTTGCCGGGCTGTGCTGTGGGTGGCTTTGGGCTGAGGGCGGCTTGCCGGGCTGTGCTGTGGGTGGCTTTGGGCTGAGGGCGGCTTGCCGGCCTGTGCTGTCGGTGGCTCTGGGCCGAGCGCGGCTTGCCGGCCCGGGCCGGCAGCAGATCGGGCCAGCGCAGCAACACGATGCGGGCGAGCACCCGGCCGCAACCGATGGCTCCGGCGCGGGGGCGCGGGTCCGAGGCGCGCCCCGCGCTTATTGCCCGCCCTCCCAGGGGGTTGCCCCCGCTGAACAGTGTGGCGGGAGGCGCCGGGCGGTGGCGGCCGGCCTGTGGACAACCCGGGACTGTGGACGACGGCGGCGGCCGCCGGCTGGGTGCTCCGGCCGTACCGGAAAGTGGCCTTCAAGCGAGATCGTGGGGATTCCGGCTGAAGCGGAACGTGGCGATGTCGATCTTCGAGACCGCGCCGTCCGGGGTGCGCAGGACCGTGAGGATCTCGCCCTCGTTGCTGCCGGTGACGCCGCGCCAGCGGTCCGGGGCCTCGCGGCGGAAGAGCGTGTGGTGGCCGGGACCGGTCATCGCCAGTCCGTCGGCCTCCGGGGCGAGGTCGTATTCGCGGCCCATCCACCACCAGCGGCCGCAGATCTCGGCGGCCTCGCCCCGCGGCGGCGCGGGCGGGTGCCAGGCCGGGGCGGGCGCGGGCGGCTCGCTGTCCAGGACCGTGGTGAGGGTGCGCAGGCTCAGGTCCTTGATGCTGTCCTCGCCGTCGAAGCCGTAGGCGTTGGCGAAGACCACCACGCCGTAACGGCTGCGCCGGTGCACCGCGAGGTGCGCGACGTAGCCGGGCATCGAGCCGCCGTGACCGACGTAGACGCGTTCGCCGACCCGGAACAGCTGCGGCCCGAGGCCGTGCCCGGCGGTCCAGGACTCCAGGTCGCCGATGGTGACCGGGCTGCACATCTCGTCGACTGTCTCCCGGGCCAGCACCGCGGGGGCCGGGTCGGCCAGGAAGCCGGCCCACTTGGCCATGTCGGTGACGGTGGACCAGAGCTGGCCGGCCGGGGCCATCGCGCCGGTGTCCGGGCGCGGCTCCTCGTGCAGCGTGCCGCCGAGCGCGTGCACCACGTAGCCGCGGGCGAACGGCTCGACCGGGTGGTAGCTGGTGCGTTTCATTCCCAGCGGGTCGAGGACCCGCTTGGTGACCAGCTCCGACCAGCTCTGCCCGGTGACCCGGGCGAGGACCGCGCCGAGCAGTCCGTAGGCCAGGTTCGAGTAGCGGTAGCGGCGGAAGGGGGGTCCGGTCAGTTTTTCGTACGTCAACCCGCCCAGCAACTGGTCCACGTCCCCGCCCGGGTTCCGTTCCCACCAGGGCCCGTCCGGCTCCCGCTGCAGCCCGGAGACGTGCCCGAGCAGCTGGCGCAGCGTCACCCCGCCGATCGGGGTGCCCGGCAGGTGCCGGTAGAGCAGGTCGTCGAGCGCGAAGAAGCCCTCGTCGCGCAGCTGCATGACCAGCGTCGCGGTGATCGTCTTGGTGATCGAGCCGAGCCGGTACTGGGTCTTCGGGTCGGGTCGCGGCGTCTCCCCGGCGAAGGCGTTGTGCAGCACCGCCCGGTCGCGCACCACGGCCAGGGCGAGTGACGGCACCCGGCCACGGGACTGGGCCCGGGCGGCGATCTCGTCGACCCGTCGGGCGGTCTCCGGAAGCAGTGTCACGGTGGGGGTCCTCCTGCTGTGCGACTGACGGGTACAACTGTCCGAGGGCGGTTCGGCTACGCCGTAGCGTGGCATCGCCGGATATGCGCCGACGTGACACGATCGTTGATGTGGATGCCGTTCTCTGGGTCGTCCTCGCCGTCGCTCTGGCGATCGGCGAGGCCTTCACCGCGACCATTCTGATCATCTTCTTCGCGGCCGGCGCCGCCGCGGCGGCCCTGGCGGCTGCCCTGGGTGCGCCGCTGCTCCTCCAGGTCATCGTCTTCGCCCTGGTCTCCGGGCTGTCGGTGGCGGCGATCCGCCCGGTGATCATGCGGCACGCCCGGTCCGCGCTGGAGACCGGCGACACCCCCTTCGGCATCGAGGCGATGGAGGGGCACCACGGCACCGTGCTCGAGGACGTTGACGCCGACCACGGCCAGATCCGGATCGACGGCGAGATCTGGCAGGCCCGCTCCTTCGACGGCCGGGAGACGTTCCCGGCCGGCCAGCGGGTCCGCGTGGTCAAGGTCCGGGGCGCCACCGCCCTGGTCTGGCACGACGATCTGCCCGACCTCTGACAAGAAGTGCATCGCTACACATAGAGAGGCGCCATGGAAGCAGTCATCGCTGTCCTGGTCATAGTCATCGCCATCTTCGCGGTGACCACCATCGTCCGGTCCATCCGGATCGTCCCACAGCAGCGGATGGACGTGGTGGAGCGGCTGGGCCGCTACAAGCGGACCCTCAACCCGGGCCTCAACCTGCTGGTCCCGTTCGTCGACGCGGTGCGCAGCAAGGTGGACATGCGGGAGCAGGTGGTCTCGTTCCCGCCGCAGCCGGTGATCACCTCGGACAACCTGGTCGTCTCGATCGACACCGTGCTCTACTTCAAGGTCGTCGACCCGGTCCGGGCCACCTACGAGATCGCCAACTTCCTCCAGGCGATCGAGCAGCTCACCGTCACCACCCTGCGCAACGTGATCGGTTCGCTCGACCTGGAGCGCGCGCTGACCAGCCGCGAGGAGATCAACCGGCACCTGTCCACGGTGCTGGACGAGACCACCGGCCGGTGGGGCATCAAGGTCACCCGGGTGGAGATCAAGGCGATCGAGCCGCCGCCGAGCATCCGCGACTCGATGGAGAAGCAGATGCGCGCCGAGCGGGAGCGCCGCGCGACGATCCTGAACGCCGAGGGTCACAAGCAGGCGCAGATCCTCACCGCCGAGGGTGAGAAGCAGGCCGCGGTGCTCCGCGCCGACGGTGACCGGCAGTCCCGGATCCTGCAGGCCGAGGGTCAGGCCAAGGCGATCCGGACCGTGTTCGACGCGATCCACCAGGCCAACCCGTCGCAGAAGGTGCTGGCGTACCAGTACCTGCAGAGCCTGCCGCAGATCGCCAACGGCTCGGCGAACAAGGTGTGGATCGTGCCGACCGAGCTGACCAAGGCCCTGGAGGGTCTCGGCGGCGCGCTGGGCGGCCTGGCCAACATGGCCGGCGACATCCCGTCGCCGCAGGTGGACGCCGGTGCGGTGGAGCGCGAGGCGGAGGCCGCCGCGGAGGCCGCCGCGGCCGAGGCGCAGCGGGTGAACGCCGAGGTGCGCGAGGCCGAGGCGCAGGTGTCCGGCGACTCGGAGCAGACCGCGGCGCTGCCCGCCGCGCCGGCGGTGCCGCCGGCGTCGGCGATCGGCGGGGCGGACTACAACGGGGCGGCCCAGCCCGAGCGTTCCTGACCCGTCAGGACGGAAGCTGTCAGCACGGACGGCCGGTCTCCACGGAGGCCGGCCGTCCGGCTTTTCTCGACATTTCCTGAGATTAGGCTCACAGCTTCCTACGTATTTGACATGCTTCGTCTCGGATTTCCGACCGGTTGCCCCCGGCCGCTCGGCGTGTTGCCCCTGCGAGCGAGGCGGAGCCATGAGCATCAGCCATCGTCACACCGCGAGCGGCCGGCCCCTGCGGGTGGCCCCGGCCTGGGTCGGCGCCGCCGCCCCGGCCGACGGCGCCGTCGCGGACCACTACGTGCTCCCGGTCCGGGAGGCGGTGTGGATCTGGTCGGTGCGCCGGTTCGCCCGGCTGGCCCTGTGGGCGCTGCCCGCGGCCTCGGTCCTGTACGGCTGGGTCACCCTGGGGGTCGGCGTCCCGCCCGGCCCGTTGCCGGTCGCGCTGCTGGCCGGCTGGCTGGCGGCGGTCGCGCTGATCGCGCTGGCCGGCCTGCTCGCCGGGGCACGGACCCGGCGCGTCGCGCTGACCGGGCTGCTGGTCGCGCTGGCCGGCGGCACCCTGCTGCTGCCGCTGGCCGCGCTGCCCGCGGACGGCGCGGCCGACTCGGTCTCGCTCGCCGCCGGGCAGGTGCGGACCCTGGTCCAGGTGGCCTGCGCGATCTCCGGGACCGGGCTGCTGCTGCTCGGCTGGGCGGTGTTCCGCTCCAAGCTGGTCAACCCGGCGGACGGCGTGCTGCTGATGCTCGCTGCGGTGGCGCTGGGCGCCGGGTCGTACGCGGTGCGGCCGCTGCCGACGGTCGGCGCGCTGCTGCTCCTCGCCGCCGGGATGGGGCTGGCCTGGACGGGTGGCCGGTTGGTGCCGCGGACCTGAGACTTGTCCCCGGAACGTGACGAGAGGGGACAGGCATGGCACGGGTGATCGCCGACATCTCGATGTCACTGGACGGATACGTGACCGGGCCGGACCCGGGCCGGGACAACGGGCTCGGCGACGGCGGCGAGGCGCTGCACACCTGGGCGCTGCACCCGGACCCGGTGGACGCCGACGTGCTGGACGCGACCACCGCCGCCACCGGCGCGGTGATCATGGGGCGGCGGCTGTTCGACATCGTCGACGGGCCCCACGGGTGGACCGACGAGATGGGTTACGGCGCGGACCGCGCGGCGACGCCACCGGTGCTGGTGGTGACCCGGATCCCGCCGGACACGGTGCGGCTCGCCGACCGGATGACCTTCGTGGTGGACGGGGTGGCCAGCGCGGTCGCCAAGGGCGTCGCGCTGGCCGGGGAGCGGGACGTGGTGATCATGGGCGGCGCCCAGGTGATCCGGGGCGCGCTGGACGCGGGGCTGGTCGACGAGCTGCGGCTGCACCTGTCGCCGGTGCTGCTCGGGGCCGGCACGCCGCTCTTCCCGGGCGGGCTGTCCCGGCGGCTGCGCCAGGTGCACGCCCGGGCATCCGGGCAGGCCACCCACCTGACTTACCTGCTGGAGTGATCCCGGGTCAGCTCGTAGAAGGTGATGGCGGCGGCGGTCGCCACGTTGAGCGAGTCGACGTTGTTGTGCATCGGGATGGCGACCCGCACGTCGCTGGCCCGGAGCGCCTCCGCGGTGAGCCCGGGACCCTCGGCGCCGAGCAGCAGGGCGGGACGCCGGCGCTGCTCCGGGGTGAGCCGCTGGAGGGCCACCGCGTCCGGCGCCGGGGTCATCGCGAGCAGGGTGAAGCCGGCGTCCCGGATCGCGGTCAGCGGATCCGGCCAGGTCTCCGCCTTCGTGTACGGGATGGCGAACACCTCGCCCATGCTCACCCGCACCGCCCGCCGGTAGAGCGGGTCGGCGCAGTTCGGCGAGAGCACGATGGCGTCGATGCCGAGCGCGGCCGCGCTGCGGAACAGCGCGCCCAGGTTGGTGTGCGTGTTCAGGCCCTCCAGCACGGCCAGGTTCCGCGCGCTGCCGAGCAGGTCGGCCAGCGAGGGCAGCGGGCGGCGGTGGAACGAGGCGAGGATGCCGCGGTGCACGTGGAAGCCGGTGATCGACTCCAGGACCGGCGGGGCGGCGGCGTACAGCGGGGCGTCCGCCGGCAGGCCGGTGAGCTGGTCGGCGCGCTTCTCGTCGACCAGTGCCGAGCGCAGCCGGTAACCGGCCCGCAGGGCACGCTGGATGACCAGCTCCCCCTCGGCGATGAACAGGCCGTTCGGCGGCTCCCAGCGGGTGCGCAGTTCCAGGTCGGTGAGGGCCCGGTAGTCACCGATGCGCGGGTCGTCGGGGGTGGTGATGGCGATGGCTGGCACACCAGCATTCTGCCGACCCCGATGCGGCAAGATGGGGTGCGGGGCACGGGCGGTCGCCGGCCGAAATCGGCAGTACGGTTGTACTGTTCGCACGTTCCGCTTCTCGGGGGGTGTCAGTTGTCGTCTGGTCCGGGATCAGATCCGCATCTGCTCGCCCTGCTGCGGGCCATCCGGCTGCGCCAGAGCGCGCCCGACGCGGCCGCGGCCGGCGCTGCCGACGCCGCCGCCGCGCTGTCCGAGCTGCCGGCCGGCAAGCAGAAGCGGGCCGAGCCGGACGCCGGCGCCGAGCCACCCGCGGCGCCCGAGGCCGCCGACTCCGGCGCGCCGGGGCCGGCCGTCGGCCCGGACCGGCCGGCCGTTCCGGCGATCACCTCGTTCTTCCGGCCGGCCGCGGTGTCCGCCGGCAGCGCGGCCCGCCCGGGGAACGTGTCCGGGATCGGCCGCACCGGCCAGGCCGGCGACGCCGCCCGCCCGGTGAGCGAGGGCGAGCCGGCGCCACCCGGCGGCGCGGGCACCACCGGCGCCGGGTCCGAGCTGCTGTGGCGCGGCGACCAGGGCGCCGCGCTGGGCCGGTCCGGTCTCGGCCCGGGCGGCCAGCGGCGGGGCGTCGCCGGGCACGAGGACCGCGCCGGAGCCAGCGCGGCCTACGGCGTACCGATCAATCGGGTCAATCCGATCACCGGGATCAACCCGGGCGGACCGGTGACCCCGACCCCGGCGGTCCCCGGCGTGCCGCCGGCGCGCCCGATCGGCGCGCCCGGCACCGAGTTCCCCTCGGTCACCCCGGCGGAGTACGCCGCGCACTTCGCCCGCAACACCACCCGGCGGCACGCCGCGGCGGACGGCATGGACCCGGGCGACGCCCTGGCGCTGCAGGACACCCAGCGGCTGCTCAGCACCAGCCTGACCTTCGCCGGCGGGGTGGACGAGGTGGCCGAGCGGCTCTGGCGGGCGCTGCTGCAGGCCCAGCCGGACCTGCTGACCGCGCTGCCCGGCAGCGTCGACTCGCAGCGGCGGCAGCTGGCCCGGGCGATCACCTGGCTGGTGCACCGGCTCGACGACCCGCCGGCCGTGGTGGCCGGGGCCGGGCAGGTCGGCGCGGTGCTCGCCGAGTGCGGCGTGCAGTGGAGCCAGCTGCACCTGGTCGGCGCGGCGCTCGCCGAGGCGATGCGGGCCGGGATGCCGCCGGGCACCTGGCGGCAGGACTTCGACCAGGCCTGGCGGTGGACCTGGCAGCACGTCTACGAGTGGATCGTGCACGGCGGCACGCTGATCGCCTACCAGCCGACCGTCTGGGAGACCGAGGTGGTCGGGCACGACCTGCGCCGGCCCGACCTCGCGGTGGTCCGGCTGCGGCCGTTCCTGCCGATGCCCTACCGCCCGGGGCAGTACGCGCGGGTCGAGGTCGGCGCCGTCCCCGGCGTCTGGCGGCCGTATTCGCTGGCCGGCGCCCCGCAGGTGGACGACGTGATCGAGCTGCACGTGCGGGCCAAGACCGAGACCGGGGTGAGCGGCACGCTGGTGCACGGCACCCGGCCCGGCGACCGGGTGCGGATCGGCCGCCCCGAGGGCGAGATGGGCCTGCCCGCCGAGCCGGGCCGGGGCGTGCTGATGATCGCCGGCGACACCGGGGTGGCCCCGATGAAAGCGATGCTCGCCGAGCTGGCCGCGGTCCGGGACACCCGCCCGGCGGTGCTCTTCTGGGGCGTGCGCAACCTCGGCGAGCTCTACGACATCGAGTCGCTGACCGCGCTGGCCCGGCAGGCGCCCCGGGCCACGGTGGTCCCGGTGGTCGCCGAGGGCAACCCGGGGCCGTACGCGTCCGGTCTGGTCACCGACGCGGTCGCGGCTTACGGCGAGTGGTCACGGCACGAGGTCTACCTGGCCGGGCCGCCGCTGATGCTGGCCGCGACCAGCATCGCCCTGCGGCAGCTGGGCGTCGACCCGGCCCGCATCCACCACGACGCCCCGGAGTAGCCCTCAGAGGGCGGCGTCGAGGATCTTCTGGTACGCCGCCGGGATGTGGTGCGGACCGCCCGGGGTGAAGACGGTGCTGTGCGAGACCGAGTCCCAGGCGGACGCCGGGACGGCCGCGCGCAGCGCCACCAGCACCGGCGCGTCGTCGGTCAGCAGGGAGAGGGCGACCAGGCACTCCTCCGCCTCGCCGACGCACTCGAACGGCTTGTGCCCGTCCACACCGAGCAGCTCCTTGAAGCCCGGGACCTGCGACTCGTCGGTGAACAGGTCGTGCCCGAAGATGTGCGCCAGCCGCTCCCGGGACATGTGCGGGGCCATCGCCAGGAAGACGAACCGGCACTTCGGGCAGTCACCGCACCAGCGGGCCGTCGGGTCGTGCAACTTGAACGCCTTGTTACAGCTGGTGACCACATCATCGTACGCGGTGTGACCGGCGAACAGCTGTGCGATGTGCAGCTCGGAGAGCGTCCGGAGCAGTGAGAAGTACGGGTCGACCAGACCGGTGTGCGCCGTCACCGCGTCCCGCAGCAGCCCCTCGGCGAGCACCCCCTTGGACCACTGGTGGTTGACCTCGTGACCGTTCCAGATCAGGTTCGGGTCGGACGCGGAGCGCTCGTTCGACATCACCACCGGGCCCAGCCCGTGCCACACCGCGGTGGCGATCGCGATCAGCGAGTTGATCGCGGTGACCGGGATGTGCCCGTTCAGCGCACCGGCCTTGTTCAGCTCGAACAGCCGTGGGTCGAGCTTGCGGCGGGCGGCCAGGGCGGGCAGGCCGGAGGCGGCGTTCACGTTCTCGATCACCGGGTTCGGGTTGACCGAGAAGGGGACCGGGTCGAGCCCGGCGGCACGCAGGATTTCCAGCGTGACGATCGAGTCCTTGCCGCCGCCGACCGCGGACAGCGGCCGGCCGGTGACCGCCACCGGGTCGGCCGGGGGCTGCTCGCCGGGGGTCTCCACGGTCAGCTCCAGGACGTGCGGGAGCTGGTTGCGGTACGCGAACTCGGCCAGGCCGTCGGTGTAGATCCGGGTGAACCAGGCGGCGACCGCGGGCGCCACCGGCAGCGGCGCGAGCACCCGCGGCGGGGCGCCCACCTTGTAGTAGCTCACCCCGGCGACCACGTGCAGCAGATCGAGCACCCGGAAGAAGGCGGCCGGCGGCTCGGCCGCGGCAACCGGGAACGTGATCGTCTCGGTGAAGCTCAGCGGCTCCGGACCGTCGAGCACGTAGTCGAACGTGGCGACCCCCGTCGTCGGATCGAACGCGGACGAGGGGAAGCGCATGACGTCGAACTGCACCCGGGAACTCCTGTCTACTGGCTGACGGGCAATATTAGTGCGGTCCGGCTGGAAACCAACCTGGGGAGACGACGTGCGCCTGGCAGACCTGCGCGGCCGATCGGTGGCGGTCTGGGGGACCGGCCGGGAGGGCCGGGCCGCGGTGACCGCGATCGCCCGGCACGAGCCCGCGCGGCTGATCGCGGTCAACGACAGCGCCGGATACCTGGACGACCCGTGGGACGGCACGCTCGCCCCGCTGGCCGGCGGCGAGCACGCCTTCGCGGCTCTGGCCAGCGCGGATGTCATCGTCCGGTCGCCCGGGGTGCCGTCCACCCACCCGTTCATGGCGGAGCTGCGCGGGCGCGGGATCACCGTCACCGGCGGCAGCGCGCTCTGGATGGCCGACCACGCGGCGCGGACCGTCGGGGTCACCGGCAGCAAGGGCAAGAGCACCACCTCCAGCCTGATCAGCCACCTGCTCGCGGCGGCCGGGCGGCCGAACGCGTACGGCGGGAACATCGGCGTACCCCTGCTCGACCTGCCCGAGGCCGAGCTCTACGTGCTGGAACTCTCCAGCTACCAGTGCGCCGACCTGACCGACTCGCCCCGGGTGGCGGTGGTCACCTCGCTCTTTCCGGAGCACCTGGACGCGCACGGCGGCGAGCGGGAGTACTACCGCGACAAGCTGAACATCCTCCGCCACGGACCGGATCTGATCGTGGTGAACGGCGCCGACGAGCGGCTCCGCGACGAGCTCCGCGGCGCGACCGACCGGAACGGTTTCCCGCCGGTGCCGGCCGCCGCCGGCGACTCCCGCTTCCGGGTCGAGGAGGGCACCGTCTTCTGCAGCGACGACCCGCTCTTCGACCGTTCCGAGCTGCGGCTCAAAGGCAAACACAACGAGCGCAACCTGTGCGTGGCGCTGGCCGTGCTGGACGGCATGGGCATCGACGTGGTCGGCCTGCGCGCCGAGCTGGCCGCCGCGGTCCGCGCCTTCGAGGGCCTGCCGCACCGGCTCACCGAGATCCCCGACCCGTCCGGCCTCACCTTCGTCGACGACACCCTGTCCACCGCCCCGTTCGCCGCCATGCACGCCATCGAGGCCTACGAGGACCGGCCACTCACCGTGTTGGTCGGCGGCACCGACCGCGGCCTGGACTACTCACCGTTACGAGATTTCCTCGCCTCCCGGCAACTCACCGTGATCGGCATGCCGGACAGCGGCCCGCGCATCCTCGCCGAACTGGCCGACCTCCCGAAGATCACCACGATCCCGTCCGAGGACCTGGCCGACGCGGTCCGGCTGGCCCGCGAGGTGACCCCGGCCGGCGGCGTGGTGCTGCTGTCCCCGGCCGCGCCCAGCTACGGCCGCTTCCGTAACTTCGAGCACCGCTCGGAAGCCTTCGTGGAAGCGATCCGAGCCACCGCCGGCTGATCACGAGCCCGTAGATCCGCGATCCCGCCTGCCCGGAGTCGGCCGGCCCGCGATCCGGCGCTCGCGATCCTGTCTTTTCGCGATCCCGCCTGCTCGGGGTCCGGACGGCTCGGGGTCCGGACGGCTCGGGGTCCGGACGGCTCGGGGTCCGGCCGGCTCGCGTTCCGGCGCTCGCGATCCTGTCTTCTCGCGATCCCGCCTGCCCGGGATCCGGACGGCTCGGGGTCCGGCGCTCGCGATCCTTTGTTCTAGCGATCGTCGGCGCGCGATCCCGTGTTCGCGCGAACCGGTCGGCCTGCGATCCGGTCGTCCGGCGATGCAGTCAGCCCGCCCTCCCTGGGGGACCCCCGCCTGAACAGTGTGGCGACGCTGAACGGTCGATGACGGACAGCCTGTGGACGACGCGGGAATGTGGAAAAACGCTGTCCGGCCGGCGCGTACCCAAGTGCGGTCGAGCCGCGCAGGGGTGCGGCTCGGCTGGTGGTCACGGGTGTTTCAAGCCGGTTGAGGGACCCATGAGAGACAGCCGGTGACGGCGAGGTGGGCTGCGGTCTGAGGCGGCGGGTGGCGGCTGCGGCCGGTGGCGACCGATGGCGGCGAGATCGGCTGCGGTTTGAGGCGGCGCGGTTTTGGGTGGGTCGGCCGGGCGCACGGCGTACCGGAAATGTTTTTGATCGTGTTTCCGACGTGTCCGCGGGGTTTCGGGGTGCCTGCGGAAGGCGCCGAACGGGTGAGGGTGCGTGGGCTGATCAGCGGCGGTCAGTGGGCTGATCAGGGGAGCGCAAAACGGGCGCAAGTTGGACATGTGATGGCGACCACGTTGTAAGGGTTATTTCCGGATCGATGGCTGTCATCTGGCTGCTGTGAAACACGCGTTCATCGGCCCAGGTCAGGTAACGGTTTGAAAACTTCACCCACGGCCTTGACACGGAGGGGCGGTTA contains:
- the pdxR gene encoding MocR-like pyridoxine biosynthesis transcription factor PdxR translates to MGAAQAGEIGSDFLQLRTEEAPAKGLTGWLADGLRAAIAAGRLAPGTRLPPTRLLAAELGVSRGVVVQAYQRLVDEGLAGARTGSGTVVARDAAVTPRPPADRRRTLHELRLPLSTPDGIDLNLSPGVPDLSAFPRAAWLRAERAVLDRVTAADLGYGDPGGTPRLRAELVGWLARTRGVLAEADDILVCGGVAQGLALLAQVRSARGETGWAVEDPGSRGARDQIAHWGMHPEPVPVDSGGLRVDALIGSGLRTVLLTPAHQFPTGVVLAPERRRELLAWAAGGDRLVIEDDYDAEHRYDRAPVAALQGSAPEQVAYLGSVSKSLAPGIRLGWLIAPRRWQADLLAAKHASDLGSSALPQLVLAELLAGGDYERHLRTVRARQRIRRDALLAGLRAHLPQARVRGVAAGLHLLAELPAGVDDVAFAGRVRDAGVLVHPLSWHRLLPGPPGLVIGYAAHPPDRLAEAAARIGRVPLSEHGEPVD
- a CDS encoding DMT family transporter, coding for MRRMKAFPILAGAAGMAFVGGSVAVSGHLADAPNLTVQALRYALACLLLIVWARATRTPLRRPRGAEWLWLLGVTVAGLLIFNIALVHGAEHAEPAVLGVAVACVPILLAAGGPLLQGHGAAPRVLLAAVVVTLGAVLVEGLGRADTTGVLWAVVTFVCEALFTLLAVPVLGRHGPLGVSVHATWMAVVLFGVGGLVTEGPAAALRLHGDDVLAGLYLAVAVTAVAFLLWYTCVTRIGPGRAGLLTGVAPISAALTGMALGGPAPRPLVWVGIATVAVGLAVGLTARTPAAEPEPAPVLAGA
- a CDS encoding serine hydrolase domain-containing protein, with the protein product MTLLPETARRVDEIAARAQSRGRVPSLALAVVRDRAVLHNAFAGETPRPDPKTQYRLGSITKTITATLVMQLRDEGFFALDDLLYRHLPGTPIGGVTLRQLLGHVSGLQREPDGPWWERNPGGDVDQLLGGLTYEKLTGPPFRRYRYSNLAYGLLGAVLARVTGQSWSELVTKRVLDPLGMKRTSYHPVEPFARGYVVHALGGTLHEEPRPDTGAMAPAGQLWSTVTDMAKWAGFLADPAPAVLARETVDEMCSPVTIGDLESWTAGHGLGPQLFRVGERVYVGHGGSMPGYVAHLAVHRRSRYGVVVFANAYGFDGEDSIKDLSLRTLTTVLDSEPPAPAPAWHPPAPPRGEAAEICGRWWWMGREYDLAPEADGLAMTGPGHHTLFRREAPDRWRGVTGSNEGEILTVLRTPDGAVSKIDIATFRFSRNPHDLA
- a CDS encoding NfeD family protein is translated as MDAVLWVVLAVALAIGEAFTATILIIFFAAGAAAAALAAALGAPLLLQVIVFALVSGLSVAAIRPVIMRHARSALETGDTPFGIEAMEGHHGTVLEDVDADHGQIRIDGEIWQARSFDGRETFPAGQRVRVVKVRGATALVWHDDLPDL
- a CDS encoding SPFH domain-containing protein, yielding MEAVIAVLVIVIAIFAVTTIVRSIRIVPQQRMDVVERLGRYKRTLNPGLNLLVPFVDAVRSKVDMREQVVSFPPQPVITSDNLVVSIDTVLYFKVVDPVRATYEIANFLQAIEQLTVTTLRNVIGSLDLERALTSREEINRHLSTVLDETTGRWGIKVTRVEIKAIEPPPSIRDSMEKQMRAERERRATILNAEGHKQAQILTAEGEKQAAVLRADGDRQSRILQAEGQAKAIRTVFDAIHQANPSQKVLAYQYLQSLPQIANGSANKVWIVPTELTKALEGLGGALGGLANMAGDIPSPQVDAGAVEREAEAAAEAAAAEAQRVNAEVREAEAQVSGDSEQTAALPAAPAVPPASAIGGADYNGAAQPERS